The stretch of DNA CAGCCAGGGTAAAAAGACATTCCCCTTTTCGAACTGAACTTGCCGGGTCCCGGAGAGTGGGACCAATGATCTCGACGGCGAGTGTCGCGCAACTCACCGCCTCCTCCCACTGTCCTACGTCCCTGTACGCGAGTGCGCGAAGCCGCCACTGCTCCGCTTGCGAGTCTGCCGCTTCGCCAGTTGTTGATGGCGCGACAGTTACTAATGCATCCAGATTCCCCTGCCGTAGTTGCGCAAACGCTAATCCCAGCTCCGCTTGGGAGCGTTCAGAAGAATGATCAGGCTGAGGTAACTGTAGCCCTGCCTGGTAGGCTGCTGCAGCGGCTTGAGTTCGACCCTGAGCTTGGTATACGGCGCCTAAGCTGTTAAATAACTTTGTGTTGAGTGCAGGCGGGAGGTAACCCGCCACCGATTCAAAGCACGCCGCTGCGTCGGTCAAGTGGCCGAGTCGATATAACTCATTCCCTAATTGCGCTACGACCAAGATCCGTTCAGAGTCGTCCCTTGGCTCGTGCCTGAGTACTTCGGTCAGAACATCGGCATTAAGGGCCCAAATTTCTCGCCAAGTTGGTGCTACAGACATCTGCCGCAACTTCCTAGCTCTCTCTTGCTACTGCCCTGAGACTGGTGGATCGAGCATCAACTCCAACTCGCCGACGGCTCCAAGCTGTCCCGCCGCCTCAAAAAGTTCCTGGAGGGGAGAATTGGTCTGCTGCACGTCCGACAGAGCCACCGCCACGGGCAGAGCGGTCCGTAACCACCCGGGATCCCGCGAGGCAAGCGCTTTGGCGATGTATGTGCGTATAAATCCTGAAGCTACCTTCTGGTAACGGGTCACGAGCTGACCCAATTCCGCCAAGTTCACGGTGGAAGGGGCATCGGAGGTGGCTTGCCCCACGTGCAATATCTCGCCAAGCTTGTCAGTGAAAGCAGAAGCGTCTCTCGCGTACTGTTCTTCGTCGTGCTTCAAGGGGTCCACCGCACCGTCCTCCTCAACGACTTGCAGCTGCCGTAGTGGTGGGCGCCATAATGCTCCCGAACGGCCGGTACGTCAAGGGGAAGACACGCTTTCCCTCACTATTGACGCTGCCACGCTCAACTTTGAATACCGCTGAAACAAAATGAGCAATCGGAGTGCAACTAACGCTGGAATAATCAATCCAGTGGTCACCGACTCGTTTGCAGATCGAATGCAACCCCTCGGGGCGGTGACCACGCCTGGGGTTGCAAAAGATTTGGCGCCTCCTCACGGAGCGCCACTTCGCGGTGTCTGCCGGCTGCTTTGAAACTAGCCGCCCTCACAGTCCCGGGCAGGGACGGGCCCACACGACCTGGATGACCCGGTGCTGGCTCCTAAAGGGAGTGGGCTTCGGCTTGAGCCTTTGCGGAACGCTTGATCTGCTACGTACAGGGGGACGCAGTGCGAAAAAGTCAAGCTTTGTCAACAGTAAAAAGAGAAAAAGCCGCTGACCTGCGGAAACACTGTGCCCGAGGTGGGACTCGAACCCACACACCTTTCGATACCGCATTTTGAGTGCGGCGCGTCTGCCAATTCCGCCACTCGGGCGCGGAGTACACCGGTGTAACAATCAGGCTGCCAGAGTGCTGTGAGCAACGCGATCGCTTCCAGTGCGCGGAATTACTCTACATGCAGATAGGCTGAATCCGTGAATCGCGCCAGTGACGCCGCATCGAACCAAGCCGGTCCAAGTACACCACGGGTCTGAACCTAAGATGGTCCAGTTCCCGCCGTACCTTTCCAAGGAGTTCCCGTGTCAGAACAGACGGAGTCAACCGCCACTTCCAAGCCGGCGCGCCGCGTTGTCGTCGCCGAGGATGAGACGCTCATCCGCCTGGACATCATCGAGATCCTGCGGGGCGAGGGCTACGACGTCGTCGGCGAGGCGGACAACGGCGAGAAGGCCGTGCAGCTCGCGGAAGAACTGAAGCCGGACCTTGTCCTGATGGACGTCAAAATGCCGGTCATGGACGGCATCTCCGCCGCCGAGAAGATCGTCAAGGCCCGCATCGCCCCCGTGGTCCTGCTCACCGCCTTCAGCCAGAAGGAGCTGGTGGAGCGCGCCCGCGACGCCGGCGCCATGGCCTACGTGGTCAAGCCCTTCACCCCGGCGGACCTCATTCCCGCCCTGGAGATCGCGCTGTCCCGGCACGAGGAGATCAAGGCTCTCGAGAGCGAAGTGACCGACCTGCAGGAGCAGTTCGCCACCCGCAAGCTCGTGGAGCGCGCCAAGAGCCTCCTCACCACCAAAATGGGCCTGACGGAACCGGAAGCGTTCCGCTGGATCCAGAAGACCTCGATGGACCGCCGCCTCAGCATGCGCGAAGTTGCCGAGACCATCATCAACCAGGTCAACTAGCCCCGCCGCCGGCCGGGCCCGAGCGCCAGGCAAGCAAAACTAAAGGCAAAAACAAAAGGGAGGGTCCCCGCCACGCGAACCGCGGCGGGGACCCTCCCTTCTTGCGCTATGCCAAAGACTAGCCCTTGTTGTTCTTCTTCTTCTTTTCCGGCCAGGGGCCGAGCTTGTCCCTGGCTGCCGCGGCATCGCCGGTGCTGCCGAAGTCGGCGAGGTCGCCCACCTTGTGCACCTTCAGCATGTTCGTGGAACCGGCTTTTCCGGGAGGGGAACCGGCGGCGATGACTACGAGGTCACCGTCGTCGACGACGTCGAGCTCCAGCAGGCTGCGGTCCACCTGGGCGGTCATCTCGTCCGTATGGCCGGCCATCGGGACCAGCACCGGCATGATGCCCCACGTGAGGGCCAGCTGGTTCCAGACATGCTCCACGGGAGTGAACGCAAAAACCGGACGGATCGGGCGCAGCCGGGACAGGCGGCGCGCGGAGTCACCGGACTGGGTGAAGGTACAGATGTACTTCGCGTCCAGCTGGTCCGCGATCTCGACGGCGGCACGGGTGATGGCGCCGCCGCGGGTCTTG from Arthrobacter sp. B3I9 encodes:
- a CDS encoding ANTAR domain-containing response regulator, giving the protein MSEQTESTATSKPARRVVVAEDETLIRLDIIEILRGEGYDVVGEADNGEKAVQLAEELKPDLVLMDVKMPVMDGISAAEKIVKARIAPVVLLTAFSQKELVERARDAGAMAYVVKPFTPADLIPALEIALSRHEEIKALESEVTDLQEQFATRKLVERAKSLLTTKMGLTEPEAFRWIQKTSMDRRLSMREVAETIINQVN